TGCTATCACGGAGCCGGTGCGGCGGCTTGAGGTCTTCACCGGAGCCGGTCGTCGGCTGGAGTTGAGCGACGAGGACAAGGCGCGGATCGTCGCGGAGATCGTGGCGAGTGGCGACTCGGTGTGTTCCGTGGCCCGACGGCATGGATTGTCGCCGCAGCAGTTGTTTGGTTGGCGCCGCCAGTTGCGAGAAGCAGCAGGCGGTCATTCCGAAGCGGACAAAGTACAGTTTGTGCCAGCGGTGGTGGAGGCCGTGGTACCGGCGCCGGCTGCTCACCAGGAGCGCAAAGTGGTGCGCAAGGATCGAGATCGAAGTCGACGGCATCACGATCCGGGCAGGTCGTGGTGCGGACCCAACGATGATTGCGTCGATCGTCCAGGCGCTGAAGGCGAGCCGGTGGTCGGTCCGTCGGGTGCGGTCCGGGTGATGGTGGCGACCAAACCGGTAGACTTCCGCAATTATGCGTGACCTCGAACCGATCGAGATGAACCTGTTTCGCGGCAATAGTCCGAATACCTGCTCGCAACGGGTGTTCGGTGGCCAGGCGA
This Bradyrhizobium sp. CCBAU 53421 DNA region includes the following protein-coding sequences:
- a CDS encoding transposase, whose product is MHSAITEPVRRLEVFTGAGRRLELSDEDKARIVAEIVASGDSVCSVARRHGLSPQQLFGWRRQLREAAGGHSEADKVQFVPAVVEAVVPAPAAHQERKVVRKDRDRSRRHHDPGRSWCGPNDDCVDRPGAEGEPVVGPSGAVRVMVATKPVDFRNYA